The following are encoded in a window of Carya illinoinensis cultivar Pawnee chromosome 15, C.illinoinensisPawnee_v1, whole genome shotgun sequence genomic DNA:
- the LOC122297329 gene encoding patatin-like protein 2 has protein sequence MEKTMPIQAQHPTYRNLITILSIDGGGIRGIIPATILAFLESQLQELDGEEARLADYFDVIAGTSTGGLVTAMLATPNENNRPLFAAKDIKPFYLQHGPRIFPQKSGLFGAIGAIFRSLIGPKYNGKYLHGVLKEKLGETRLDSTLTNIVIPTFDIKHLQPTIFSSDEAKKDSCLNARLSDICIGTSAAPTYLPAHQFSHQNSDGDFSKFNLIDGGVVANNPALVAINQVTKQIFDANPDFFPIKSTDYGRFLVISIGTGSGKIEKRYNAKMAAKWGLLNWLIHGGSVPLVDVFTQASADMVDLHLAVVFQALHSEENYLRIQDDTLTGTAASVDDSTKENLNELVEIGQRLLKKPVSRVNLQTGLFESVKSCGTNEEALRMVARKLSQERKCREGKLAYKENLKVEAATRF, from the exons ATGGAAAAAACAATGCCGATTCAGGCTCAACACCCAACATACAGGAACTTGATCACAATTCTAAGCATTGATGGGGGTGGTATCAGGGGGATCATCCCTGCTACTATACTTGCTTTCCTTGAATCACAACTTCAG GAGTTGGATGGAGAGGAAGCTAGACTTGCAGACTACTTTGATGTGATAGCAGGAACAAGCACAGGTGGTCTTGTTACTGCCATGTTAGCAACTCCAAATGAAAATAATCGACCTCTCTTTGCAGCTAAGGATATCAAGCCCTTCTATCTCCAACATGGTCCTCGAATTTTCCCACAGAAGAG TGGGTTATTTGGAGCAATCGGAGCAATATTTAGATCTCTGATAGGACCAAAGTATAACGGGAAATACCTTCACGGGGTTCTAAAGGAGAAATTAGGGGAAACTAGGTTGGATAGTACATTGACCAATATTGTTATACCAACGTTTGATATCAAGCATCTACAGCCCACCATTTTCTCATCAGATGAg GCAAAAAAGGATTCTTGTTTGAATGCTCGGTTGTCCGACATATGCATTGGCACATCGGCGGCTCCAACTTATCTTCCTGCTCACCAATTCAGCCACCAAAACAGTGATGGAGATTTTAGTAAATTCAATCTTATAGATGGTGGTGTTGTTGCAAACAATCcg GCTCTTGTGGCCATAAACCAAGTAACCAAGCAAATCTTCGATGCAAATCCTGATTTCTTTCCAATCAAGTCCACAGACTACGGTCGTTTCCTAGTGATCTCAATAGGAACAGGCTCAgggaaaatagagaaaagataCAATGCTAAAATGGCAGCCAAATGGGGCCTTCTGAATTGGTTAATTCATGGAGGTTCAGTTCCATTAGTGGATGTGTTTACTCAAGCCAGTGCAGATATGGTTGATTTGCATTTAGCTGTGGTTTTCCAAGCCCTTCATTCTGAAGAGAATTACCTCAGAATTCAA GATGACACTTTGACTGGGACAGCAGCTTCTGTTGATGACTCTACGAAAGAGAACTTGAACGAACTTGTAGAGATAGGGCAGAGACTATTGAAGAAACCAGTATCAAGGGTGAATTTgcagacgggtttgtttgaatCAGTCAAAAGTTGTGGCACAAATGAGGAGGCTTTGAGAAT GGTAGCAAGAAAACTTTCACAAGAAAGAAAGTGTCGAGAAGGAAAACTTGCATACAAGGAGAACCTGAAAGTTGAAGCCGCTACTCGTTTTTAA